Genomic window (Roseivirga sp. 4D4):
AGACAAGGCGATCTACAGTTTGAAGGTGCCATTGCCAATTACACTGTAAGGCCTCAAGCGATTAGTTCATCAGGAAGTAACACGCAGGCTGATGGTACAGGCCTAATGCGATTGACCATTTCTGTTCAATTGGTTTTTACCAACACCAAAAAAGAAGAGGAAAATCTTCAACAGTCTTTTTCCTTCTATTCAGATTACGATCCCGCTACGACTACTTTGAATGCTGTAGAGGATGACTTGGTAGAAGAAATTTTTGAGCAGTTATATTTTGATATTTTTCAGGCCTCTGTTGCCCAGTGGTAATATTCATTCTAATTTAGTCGCCCTAATACGAAAAAGTGGATCGCGAACGATTTAATACCTTACTGTCTGACCCTTCTCTAGTCACTAATGCTGACATTAAGGCCTTAAATGATTACCGAAAAAAGTACCCCTACTTTCAGAGTCTCTATGTAGTAGTCGCCAAGGCCTTGAAAGAGCGTGATCACCCGAAGACAGAAGCTTTCATAAAAAAGACAGCAGCTTATTCAACCAACCCTGATTATCTCCAACAGATTATCGATGGTGATTTCAAGTTTCCTGAGAAGGAAGATAATCCAGGTACTCCTAGTGAAAAAAAGCCAGTTTCTGAAGAGACTGTTGCTGAAATAAAGGCTACCAAAGATCGCATAGAGGCGCTTTTGGCGAGTACCGAAAGTACAGCGGAAGTTGATAGCACAAAAAAAAGTAAGCCTACTGCAAGCCAAGTCGAGATCATAGAAAAGTTCATTAAAGATCAACCTTCCATTGAAAGACAGAAGATTTCGCAAAGTGAACTACCTAGTCATCAGGAAGATTTGGCAAGCAAAGCCTTAAAGGGTGTAGAGGCGTTTGAAACGGAAACGCTCGCGCAATTAATGATGATGCAAGGCAAGCATAAAAAGGCCATTAATATTTATAAAAAGCTCAGTTTGAAGTTTCCTGAAAAAAGCACTTACTTTGCAGGCCGAATTGAGGAAGTAAAGTCCAAAAAGAATGTTTAAGTTATTTATTATACTAGCGATCATCATAGCAATCTTGTTGATTTTGATCGTTTTGATGCAGAATTCAAAAGGTGGTGGTTTGTCAAGCCAATTTGGCGGAGGCGGAGCCCAGCAGATCATAGGTGTTAAAAAGACTACCGATTTGTTAGAGAAAGCCACTTGGGTATTCATCATTGCACTGGTTGTTTTCAGCCTTGCATCAAGTCTTACCTTGAGTGACGGTACTCAGCAGCTGACAAACCCTAACATTGATGCCGCACAACAATCACTGCCAAGTACTAGTGTTCCAGCTGTAGCTGATACGACTAGTGGATTGCAGCCTGTTACGCCAGATACTACTGGTCAGTAATCGCAAAAAAAACTTTATTAAGAGAGCCCCGAAAACAGGGGCTTTTTTTATACCCTTTACTTTTGTCAGCTCTAGCGATAGCATGACAGTAATTCTGACAGTCCATACTGACAAGAATTGACCAATAAACTGACAAAAGTTCTTAAAAACGAATTGGCACATTAAGTGCAATAGGCCGATCCGTATTGTGAAACAAAAACCTTAAAACAATAAGTAAAAATGTCTAAAGTAAACATTACTCCACTTGCAGACAGAGTTCTTGTAGAACCAGCTGCTGCAGAAGAAAAAACTGCTTCAGGTATCATCATTCCTGATACTGCTAAAGAGAAACCACAAAGAGGAACTATTGTAGCTGCAGGAAGTGGTAAAAAAGACGAGCCGATGACGGTGAAAGTTGGTGACACTGTATTGTATGGTAAATATGCCGGAACTGAGCTTTCAGTTGAAGGAAATGACTACTTGATCATGAAGGAGTCTGACTTATTCGCAATCATCAATTCTTAATCTTAAACTGAAAATCTAAACCAATAAAGAAATGGCTAAAGAATTATTCTTTAACAATGACGCCAGAGATCAACTGAAAAAAGGCGTTGATACATTAGCTGATGCTGTAAAAGTAACCCTTGGTCCTAAGGGTAGAAATGTCATCATTGACAAAAAGTTCGGTGCCCCTACCGTGACTAAAGATGGTGTTTCTGTAGCAAAAGAAATTGAGCTTACTGAGCCAATCGAAAACATGGGTGCTCAACTGGTGAAAGAAGTAGCTTCTAAAACTGCTGATGATGCGGGTGATGGTACTACTACTGCTACCGTTTTGGCACAAGCCATCTACGGTGCTGGTATCAAAAACGTAGCTGCAGGTGCTAACCCAATGGATCTTAAAAGAGGTATTGACAAAGCTGTATCTGCTGTTGTAGCTGACCTTAAAGGACAGTCTAAGCCAATCAAGGACTCTAAAGAAATAGAGCAAGTGGGTACTATCTCTGCTAACAATGACGCTGAAATCGGTAAAATGATTGCTGACGCCATGGATAAAGTGGGTAAAGATGGTGTAATCACTGTTGAAGAAGCTAGAGGTACTGAAACCGAAGTAAAAACTGTAGAAGGTATGCAGTTCGACAGAGGTTACCTTTCTCCATACTTTGTGACTAACACAGAGAAAATGGAAGTTGAAATGGAGAACCCATACATCTTAATCTATGACAAGAAGATTTCTTCAATGAAAGAATTACTTCCTGTATTAGAGCCAGTAGCGCAAAGCGGAAAAGGTCTTGTGATCATTGCTGAAGATGTTGATGGCGAAGCACTTGCTACTTTGGTAGTAAACAAAATCAGAGGTTCATTGAAAATTGCTGCTGTTAAAGCCCCAGGTTTCGGTGACAGAAGAAAAGCTATGTTGGAAGACATCGCGGTATTGACTGGCGGAACTGTTATCTCTGAAGAAAGAGGTTACAAGCTAGAAAATGCTACGATTGAGTACTTAGGTACAGCTGAAAAAGTAAACATCGATAAGGACAACACAACTGTTGTTAACGGTGCTGGCGATTCTGCTAACATCGAAGCAAGAGTTAAGGAAATCCAAACTCAAATTGAAAACACTACTTCTGACTACGACAAAGAAAAGCTTCAAGAGCGTTTAGCTAAGCTTTCTGGCGGTGTAGCTATCCTTTACATTGGTGCTGCTACTGAAGTAGAAATGAAAGAGAAGAAAGACAGAGTTGACGATGCACTACATGCAACCAGAGCTGCGGTTCAAGAAGGTGTAGTTGCTGGTGGTGGTGTTGCTTTGATCAGAGCTTCATCTGCACTTGATAAAGTAGAAGTAGCAAACGAAGACGAAGCAACTGGTGTAAACATCATTAGAATTGCTGTTGAAGCTCCTCTTAGAACAATTGTTGCCAACGCTGGTGGAGAAGGTTCTGTGGTTGTAAACGAAGTAAAAGGTGGTAAAGCTGATTACGGTTACAACGCAAGAGAAGACAAGTACGAAAACATGATCGCTGCGGGTGTAATTGACCCAACTAAGGTGACACGTTTGGCACTTGAGAACGCTGCTTCTATCTCAGCCCTATTACTCACTACAGAGTGCGTAATTGCTGAAGAGAAAGAAGAAGGTGGTGCAGGAATGCCAATGCCTCCAATGGGTGGCGGTGGAATGCCAGGCATGATGTAATCACATCTCACAATAGATTTATCAAAAGCCCACCCTATATCGGGTGGGCTTTTTTAATGCCCAATCATTCAATAGACAACCCTCTTCCCTATGAAAAGAATATGCCTAGTGATTAGTTGTATTGCTTTGACACTACTCTCTTGCAACTCAAGGGTTCAACAGTCAAATGAAAAAGACTTAATTAAGGCTTACTACGCATCGCTTAATAATTTTCAATTGCAAGTCGTCTCAGACTACTTCTACGATAGCGTCAGAATGAAAGAGAACGACTATCGTTATATAGCCTCAAAAGACAGCTTCTATCTAAAACTCCAATGGGATTCCGTATTTCGACCAAAGTATAAGGTCATAGCAATAGAAGAAGCAAGCGATGATATTATGGTAGAAGTATCTAAGTCCGATCCTCGAATTCTGTTCCTCAATGAAGAACCTACTATCTACCGTGATCGGTTTAGCTTTAAAAATGGTAAAATTCATAGTATTGAAACCGTAGAATTTATCCTGTTCAATTGGGATCTATGGGACGAAAACAGATCAAAAATAGTAAACTACATAAAGGACAATCAGCCTGAATTGGATGGGTTTCTCTATGACCAAACCAAACAAGGAGGCATCAATTACTTAAAGGCCATAAACCTCTATAAAGCGGCACATCAAGATTAAGTTATTGTTAACTGTATACTTAATACCTTGATTTTAGGTTAAGTAAGATATATTGCAACAATGTTGCATTCAATTTTTCAATATGAAGCACCCGAAACAACTATTAATCTTTATTGCTCTGGTCCTCTCCTGCTCTTCTTGTGCAACCCTGTTTAATAAATCACATCAGGTCGTAACAGTCAGGTCGACAAAGGCCGTAAATTATATCTACCAAGGTGATACAACGGAGACTCCTAAAACGGACTTTCAAATAGTCGTCAAAAAAGAAAAACGCCCACTTGATATAGTGATTTTCAATGATTCAACCTCGCGCGCACTTGGTATTGGGTCAAAAAAGAATTGGACCTACGGGCTCAATCTATTCTCCCCCTATTTCGGTGGTTTCTTGGTAGATGAAATCAGCGGTAAAAAGTTCAGTTATCCCAAGCGAGTTTTCGTGGATATGGATGAGTCAAGCGTCAGTTACCTTCCCTATTTTCCAATGCCGAAAACACGCATAGCACTAAAAAATCGCATTTCCATTACACCTACTTCGGTTAGTGGAACATACCATCCGGGAATAGAAGTTGGTTATCAAAGGCTCATTGGTCATCGCTTTGCGATACAAACAAACCTGCGATACTTACTAGCTGCCAACACCAACTATTCAAGGAATGCCGATGGCTTCAGGATAGAACTCAACCCCAAATACTATTTGAGAAACCAAGAGCGTTCCCGAATCTATACTTCGTTGAGTTTTCAATATCTCAAAAAGGATCATGAGGCAGAGTATACCTTTTTGATTCCTGAGAATTTTGATGATGATAACTTCGAGAATGACCAAGTCTTACAGTTACTACCTGTAGAAAAAAGGTTTATCTCCTTCACGCCAAGAATCGGTGTAGAGCATTATTTCTCAGACAGACTTGTCATCGATGCATTCTTCGGAGTTGGCTTACGATACCGTAGAACGAACGTGATTGGAGCCAACCCAGACTATGTATTCAGTGACGGTAATTGGGAATGGTTTGATGTAGAATATGACTCAAATAGGCCCAGTAACAGAATATCGGCCAACCTCGATCTCAACTTCAGAATCGGTTGGGTTTTCTAAGGCATTCTTTACAGGTGTCCGCAGTTTTTCGCTATATTTCTGTTAGCCAAACTCTGACTCATCTATGGAAAGATTCAATACTCCATTGGAGGCCTTTGCCCATTGGGTAAATACCACGCCTCAAAAAACCTTCTTAAGACAACCCATCAATCGGGTTTTTAAGGAATATACTTATGAACAAGCCGATCAGGAAATCCGGAAGATTGCCTCCGCATTAGAGCGAATGGGACTCCAGCAAGGTAGCCACGTGGCCCTTCTTTCCAAAAATTGTGCACACTGGATCATGGCGGACTTGGCCATTATGATGGCCGGATGTATCTCCATCCCAATCTACCCCACACTTGGTGCTGATTCTATCAACGAAATCCTTATCCATAGCGGGTCTAAGGCAATCTTTGTAGGTAAGCTCGATGATTACAGCCAACAGAAATCAGGCATCCCAGATATCCCGATTATTGGTGTCGAAATGTATGGTGTGAATGAGCAACATGGTTGGGATCAACTGATCAATTCACATGAGGCTTTGGAAGGTTTGACTGCCCAAAATCCAGAAGAGTTGATGACCATCATGTATACCTCCGGGACCACCGGAAATCCTAAGGGTGTTATGCATACTGTTGGCTCTTTTAACACCTTAATTAATACCGCGGTAGAAGCGATCAAAATGCCAAGCCAACCGCGTTACTTCTCTTACTTGCCCATGACACATATTGCTGAAAGAGCCGGAATAGAGCTGTCTGCTATATATCGGGGTGCCGAAGTCAGTTTCCCAGAATCGCTTGATACATTTGGAGAAGATCTAGCTTCCGTACAACCTGAAACCTTCTTTGGAGTACCCAGAATTTGGCAGAAGTTTCAGGAGAAACTGCTTGAAAAAATGCCTCAGAAGAAGTTGGATCGATTGACCGGCTTACCAATCCTGGGAAATATCATCAAAAAGAAAATCAGGCAAAAACTAGGGCTCAATGCTTCAGTAGCTAACTTCTCAGGCGCTGCGCCTATTGCTAAAAGTTTGCAGGAGTGGTATAGAAAACTCGGTATTGAAATCAATCAGGCCTATGGGATGACGGAAGATTGTATACTCTCCCACTTTAACCTGCCTGGTGCTAATAAATTTGGAACTGTCGGCCGACCACTGCCAGGGGTAACTTCAAAACTCTCGGAAGAAGGAGAAATACTGATCAAGAATGACTGTTTGATGAAAGGTTACTATAAGGAACCCGAAAAAACAGCGGAGATGTTCACGGAAGATGGTTTTCTAAAGACCGGAGACATCGGAGAGTTTGATCATGATGGATTCTTGTCCATTACAGGCCGTGTAAAAGACCAATTCAAGACTGATAAGGGTAAGTATATTAGTCCAGCTCCTATTGAACTGGAGCTACTAAAGAACGGTGACATCGATCAAGTCTGTGTGGTTGGTACGGGAATTCCTCAACCTATCGCCCTTATTGTCGTCTCTGAGTTGGGCAAGCCAAAAAGCAAAGCTGAACTGGAAGCATCCCTTCAAAACACAATTAATGAACTTAATCCTAAGCTTGAGAAGTTTGAGAAAATCGCAAAAGCCATCATCATGAAAGAGGATTGGTCAGTTGACAATGGACTATTGACACCTACACTAAAGGTAAAACGTAATCGTGTGGAAGCCATTCATATGGAAATGTATGCACAGTGGTTTGAATTATCAGACAAGGTGGTATATGAGTAGAGTTTCACTTTACCGAAGGTAAAGACCAGTTCTTTACTACTACCAAGATTCTAATAGCAATGATAAAAGTAATTGTGACTATCATTTGAACGCCCGGGTCAATAGTAGACTGTTGAAGTAAGAGATAGAGACCTCCACCCGCTAGACAAACGGTGGCATATATCTCCTTACGAAAGATCAGAGGGATTTCGTTAACAAAAGTGTCTCGGAGAACACCTCCAAAGACTGCCGAAATCGTACCCATGATCAAAGCGACCACGGGAGACAGCCCAAGGGCCAATGTCTTTTGTATTCCTAATATGGTAAACAGTCCAATTCCTATCGAGTCAAAAAGAAACATTGTCTTTCTCAACCTTTCAAAGACCTTTCTAAAGAACATTCCGGCAAGAATACCCACCGCAATAACGATCAGGTAATTTGCATCCTGCAACCAGCCAACAGGCTGACTACCAATCAGTAAATCTCGAATAGTGCCTCCACCAATTGCGGTCACAAAGGCAATCACAGAAGCTCCAAAAAAGTCCAGCTGCTTTTTTGAAGCCAGTAACCAACCACTGATAGCAAAAACACAGGTTCCTGCCAGGTCAACAATATAGACTAAGTCAACAGTCTCCATGACACAGATTTTTCCGCGAAGATATGATTATTCTCTTCGCAATCAGACAAACAGCCTTTTACAAAGAGAAACAATTCTGGTACATTTATTGCTTAATTTCATGAATAAGTTTACTTTAATTTAGTCATGACAACAGAAAGATCATTATGCTAAAGATTAGACCCTATTTTCTTCTGAGTATACTTCTTTGTCTGTTTTGGGCCTGTCAGAAACAGGAAATTGAGCCAATTACAGAAGACATGAACCCTGTCAAAATAGATGAAAGCATTCCTTTTCGTCTATTAGTAAAAGGAAAAGACAAACTCGACATCCGTTTGAATGAAAGCGACTTACAACAGACAGCAAAGGTTTATATTACTTCAGGACAAGATACCACCGAGTTAGCAGTTTTTACGCCAGAATCACTTAACAGGTCTTTGCTAACGATCAATATAGAACACGCCTTTCCTCAAAATGAAATTGACCTATTACTTGAGGTAAGAAGAGAGTATAATGATACTATTTATCAAATACCTGTACTTAACTATACCCACCGGTATGTAAATGATATTCAAAGCGAGCGATTAATTGAGTTCGATGACTTTCTGTACGAATATGACCTTTCTCCTGATGGGTCTACCTTTTTTTATTCGATTCATCCTTCTGATGGTATTTCCAATGCTCGGTTATATAGTTACAATTTGCGGACTAGAGAAAATAATTTGTTAGAAGAAAACTTTAGAGCAAGTGACATTCGCGCTATTTCTAACTATGAGTATTACTATGTGACAAAGTATGATGGAGATAAATTTCTTACCTCAGATTCAGCACTCCTAGTACGTAAAAATTTATTAACCAAAGAAGAGAAAAGGATAACGGAAGTATCTTATAGTTATGGTCGTTTTTCAAGAGTAATTGACGACCGAATACTAGTGGCTCGTCCTGTGCAAACTGAGCCTGCCTCATACCATATCAACACAACCAACGATGAATTAACTGAAGTCAGTTTTGACTTTTTCAGAATGAGAGAACCTAGAATAGACCACATTTGGCTAGGTAATTCTCGTGTATTACCAAACTCTGGTTTACAAGAATTTGACTTGGCCGGTGAGCAAGACTTTAACATTATAGCCTATGATAATGTGAAGGAGCAGGTACAAGGAACACTTTATTCTTTCGAAGACGATGATTTTTTCAGTTTTCAAAAATTAGTAGTATATGAAAATGGAAATATCATTCTTGAAGAACCTGAAAAGCAACGAAAATCGATGTCAGTGGTTAATGGAAAAAATCCCGCTGAAAAGCCAATTATAATTTATCAACAATTTCATGATAATTCTTATGGTGCTAATGATGGGTTTTATTGGTTTAGTGCGAGTAACCCTTCCGGACAATTACTACTATCTGAACCTGAAAGCAAGCATAACACTTTTTGGATAGATGATGATCATTATATAAATGTCACGCCAAATGGCTTAGATTTATATACGGTACCGAACGATTTAGATAAATAAATCGAAGCCTATTAGATCTCCAAAATTCATAAAAAAATATCTATTTCTACAGCGCATTTAAGTTTCATGGAAAAGGTACCCAATGCTAATGGAAAAAAAGTCGGTACCGGCCAAATCAACTACATATATCAGATCATAGTCTCCATACTTGTCCATTTTGTGCGAAGCCATCATTGATCTCTAGACGACAAACTCTGTTCGTACACATCACTACGCTTATTGAAAAAATTAGAAAACACCTGAAAATCAAAAAGTATATCGATCCATTTTACAAAAGTGATGTTCCCGTTTAGTGAAATTTTCTAAATTGGTTTATGCCTTCAATCAACATTCGATTTGTGCAACCATCGGACGCACCAGACTTGTTGAAAATATATGCACCTATTGTTCTAGAGACCGCTACCTCTTTTGAAACAGAGGTACCCACTGTTTCAAACTTCTCTGATCGGATCAAAGCGTATTCCTCAAAATCGCCCTGGCTTGTAGCCGAAGTCAATGGGCAAATTGCTGGTTATGCTTATGGTACAGCGCATAGATCAAGACAGGCTTATCAGTGGAATCAAGAAGTAACCGTTTATGTGCACCCAAACTTTCAAAGGCAAGGCATTGCTCGTAAGCTCTATACTAAACTACTTGAGCTACTTAAGTTCATGGGCTTTCGAAAAGCAATAGCCGTGATCACCATACCCAATGATGCAAGTATCAAGTTCCATACAAGCATGGGTTTCAAGCACATTGGAGAAATGCAAAATGTAGGTTTCAAACTAGGACAATGGCACAGTACCAGTTGGTGGGATTTAGAATTAAATGCTGCCAGCAATGAACCCGAAGAAATTAAAGTCATGTCGTCCATAAACCACCTACTTTGATGTCTGTAGATGCAAAGCCCACACTATTCCCGGTATTAACTGTCAACTTCATTGGAACGCTGGGTTACAGTATTGTTTTGCCCTTTCTAGTATTCCTGGTCAATGATTTCGGTGGAAATGAGTTTATCTATGGTATTATGGGTTCCGTATATCCCGCTTTCCAATTTTTCGGTGCACCTGTGTTGGGCAGATGGTCAGACAAGTATGGAAGGAAGAGAATTCTGTTTTTAAGCCAGGCAGGAACCTTATTGGCCTGGGCAATTTTTATGGTAGCTCTTTTTGCCCCCAAAACCATATTATGGGAAGCCGAAAGCACGACTATCGGCAGTTTTGCATTGACAGTCCCTCTTATTGTTCTCTTTGCCGCTAGAGCGCTAGACGGTATTACTGGAGGAAATATTTCCGTGGCTAATGCTTACCTATCTGACGTCTCCACAGATGAAACCAGAAAAGCCAACTTCGGGAAAATGGCTATGTCATCAAGCCTAGGATTCATTCTCGGTCCTACAATTGCAGGGCTCCTGGGGGCTACACAATTCGAAGAAGCCCTACCTGTGGGTGCCGCCATGCTTATTTCCATGGTCGCGCTCTATGTAATTTGGTTTAGACTTCCAGAATCCAAACCGGATTTGGTTAAGCCTGATCTGAAACAATTTAAACTCAGCAAGCTTTTCGCTACGGAGCAAAAAGACTGTTATGAAGTAAAAGACTGTCCAGACAAAGGGTTGAAGGCAGTGTTAAAAGTCAAGCATATTCCTTTTATGCTGTTGATCTACTTCATCACATTTCTGGGTTTTAGTTTCTTCTATGTATCGTTTCCAATGCATGCCCTAAAGGTGTTAGAATGGACAGCATTCGAACTGGGCATCTTCTTCTCCATCATGAGTGGTCTCTTGATTTTAGTTCAGGGCCCATTGCTCAGTAGGCTTTCTAAACACGCCTCCGATGAACTTCTCATCGCCATTGGTAGTCTTATGCTGGTTGGAAACTTTCTACTGATAAGTTCTTCTAATGTGGTATTGACTTACAGTGCCCTGGTCTTCTTTGCCTTGGGTAATGGTCTGATGTGGCCCTCTTTCTTATCATTATTATCCAAATATGCCGGCAATGAGCAGCAAGGTGCTGTTCAGGGTGTAGCCAATAGTGCAGGAAGTCTAGCGAGTATCTTAGGCCTGCTTATTGGCGGTTGGTTATATGGAAGTGTCGGCAACATAACCTTCTACACTGCTGCGGCTCTTTTATTCCTGATCTTTCTCTTATCATTTCGTTTATTTACGATGCAACGAAATCAAGTTGATCCTAAGTGAGCCAACCCTTCGAAACCCTATTATCAGATATCAAAGCCTGTCGCATTTGTGAAGGCAAATTTCCACATGAACCTAATCCGGTAGTTTCGCTGAGTGAGAAATCACGAATTCTAGTCATTGGCCAGGCACCAGGAACCAAAGTGCATGCTTCAGGAATTCCCTGGGATGATGCATCTGGCAGAAACTTAAGAAAGTGGCTCGGAGTGACTGACGATCAGTTCTACGATACAGATCTATTTGGAATTGTGCCAATGGGTTTTTGTTATCCTGGAAAAGGTAAGTCTGGAGACCTCCCGCCAAGACCAGAGTGCGCTCCAGAATGGCACACAAAAATCTTTGACCACCTCAAAAACATAAAACTCACCTTGCTGATCGGTCAGTATGCCCAGAAGTATTATTTAGGTAACCGCATCGAATCAACCTTGACTGAAACTGTCAAGAACTTTGAAGTCTATTTACCAAACTACTTCTGTTTAGTTCACCCCTCACCTCGAAATGGCATTTGGATGCGAAAGAACCCTTGGTTTGAAGAATTGGTTGTTCCGGAATTGCAGCACACCGTCAAAGAGATTATCCACTGATTATTAGGACATAAAAAAAGCTCCTTCATATACTGAAAGAGCTTTTCATTTACTGCTATTATTCTATTTCTTGATTACTAAGCTCTCATCGTCTTTATTGACCAAAACTGGTTTACCAAGACCTACATTATTCAATCTTTTAAGCTGTGTTTTACCATCTCCCACTACTACATAGATTAACTTATCAGGGTTCATATATTCGGCAATTAGTCTTTTGGCCTCAGCTACGTCCATTGACTTAAGTGTAGCTTCGTCCTTTTGCACATAATCCAAAGGAAGGTCATAAGTAGAAATGTTCTGTAGTATTCCTACCAAACTACCCAAAGTCTCATAAGACTGCGTATTACTTCTTAAAATGGAAGTCTTGGTCGAGTTCATATCCTCCTCAGAAAACTCTGTACCGTAGTTGTCCAAAATCTCTTTGAAGAGTTCTACTGACTCTTTTGTCACATTACTCCTTACACTCGAAGCTGCCGTAAACGCGGTACCATTCTGCTTTCTTGAATAGTTAGAGAAGGCACCGTAGGTATACCCTTTTTCTAATCTGAGCTTCTTGAAGAGTATGGAACCAGAACCTGACCCCAACTTGTAGTTAGCCATGGTGGCCGCAGCATAGTCACTATTATCGCCCTCCATACTCACACGCCCGATATTGATAACCGACTGTTTTGCATCCGGGTAATCCACAAAGTAAATGCGCGAATCTAACGATGGCGCCTTGATCTCATATGAAGGAAAGTTTACTTCTTTGCGCTCCCAATCGTTAAAAATATCTAGAGACCCAACCACGTCCTCTTCACTAATAGCTCCTACAAAATGAAAAGAAGCGATAGACGGAGAAAAGTTAGTGTTGTAATATGCCTTTAAGTCTTCCAATGTAATTCCACTCACAGAACTTGCAGTACCAGAAACTGGGTTTGCGAAGATATGGTCTTCACCATACAATACTTTATTAAAAACTTTTGAAGCAATCGCATTGGGATTGGCATTGCGTTGTTGGATAGAATTCAATGCAGAGCTTTTGATTCTCTCGAATTCAGCTTCATCCCAACGAGGCTGGGTAATCACCTCATGAACCAAAGCCAGTACTTTATCATAGTTCTTAGCCAAGCAGTTCCCAGAAATGGTCATATACTCTTGAGATGTGAATACTCTGACACTTGCACCCAATTGACCAATTGCCTCTTGAAGTTCTTGAGGAGTTCTATTCGCTGTACCCTCCATCATCATGTTATCCAATAATGCTGAGGTTCCAACTTTTTCTGGCTGATCCAGTAGCATTCCTCCTTTGATACGAATGCTGAATTGTGCCATTGGAAGCTCATCTTGATAAATGTGCAGTACGTTCATCCCATTCGCTAAGGCTGCTTTCGAGATGGATGGTGGAGTAAAACTCAACTCTCCTTTCAATGGAGGTGCGGTACTCCTATCTATTTTAGATGCCGTTTT
Coding sequences:
- the groL gene encoding chaperonin GroEL (60 kDa chaperone family; promotes refolding of misfolded polypeptides especially under stressful conditions; forms two stacked rings of heptamers to form a barrel-shaped 14mer; ends can be capped by GroES; misfolded proteins enter the barrel where they are refolded when GroES binds); translation: MAKELFFNNDARDQLKKGVDTLADAVKVTLGPKGRNVIIDKKFGAPTVTKDGVSVAKEIELTEPIENMGAQLVKEVASKTADDAGDGTTTATVLAQAIYGAGIKNVAAGANPMDLKRGIDKAVSAVVADLKGQSKPIKDSKEIEQVGTISANNDAEIGKMIADAMDKVGKDGVITVEEARGTETEVKTVEGMQFDRGYLSPYFVTNTEKMEVEMENPYILIYDKKISSMKELLPVLEPVAQSGKGLVIIAEDVDGEALATLVVNKIRGSLKIAAVKAPGFGDRRKAMLEDIAVLTGGTVISEERGYKLENATIEYLGTAEKVNIDKDNTTVVNGAGDSANIEARVKEIQTQIENTTSDYDKEKLQERLAKLSGGVAILYIGAATEVEMKEKKDRVDDALHATRAAVQEGVVAGGGVALIRASSALDKVEVANEDEATGVNIIRIAVEAPLRTIVANAGGEGSVVVNEVKGGKADYGYNAREDKYENMIAAGVIDPTKVTRLALENAASISALLLTTECVIAEEKEEGGAGMPMPPMGGGGMPGMM
- the secG gene encoding preprotein translocase subunit SecG; this translates as MFKLFIILAIIIAILLILIVLMQNSKGGGLSSQFGGGGAQQIIGVKKTTDLLEKATWVFIIALVVFSLASSLTLSDGTQQLTNPNIDAAQQSLPSTSVPAVADTTSGLQPVTPDTTGQ
- a CDS encoding GNAT family N-acetyltransferase, which gives rise to MPSINIRFVQPSDAPDLLKIYAPIVLETATSFETEVPTVSNFSDRIKAYSSKSPWLVAEVNGQIAGYAYGTAHRSRQAYQWNQEVTVYVHPNFQRQGIARKLYTKLLELLKFMGFRKAIAVITIPNDASIKFHTSMGFKHIGEMQNVGFKLGQWHSTSWWDLELNAASNEPEEIKVMSSINHLL
- the lptE gene encoding LPS assembly lipoprotein LptE, with the translated sequence MKSIKLPLLLSLFVLVTSCGIYSFDGASIDYDQTKTISIANFINESGGGPPNMANTFTEGLKDYFQRRTKLELVQRQGDLQFEGAIANYTVRPQAISSSGSNTQADGTGLMRLTISVQLVFTNTKKEEENLQQSFSFYSDYDPATTTLNAVEDDLVEEIFEQLYFDIFQASVAQW
- the groES gene encoding co-chaperone GroES, with product MSKVNITPLADRVLVEPAAAEEKTASGIIIPDTAKEKPQRGTIVAAGSGKKDEPMTVKVGDTVLYGKYAGTELSVEGNDYLIMKESDLFAIINS
- a CDS encoding AMP-binding protein → MERFNTPLEAFAHWVNTTPQKTFLRQPINRVFKEYTYEQADQEIRKIASALERMGLQQGSHVALLSKNCAHWIMADLAIMMAGCISIPIYPTLGADSINEILIHSGSKAIFVGKLDDYSQQKSGIPDIPIIGVEMYGVNEQHGWDQLINSHEALEGLTAQNPEELMTIMYTSGTTGNPKGVMHTVGSFNTLINTAVEAIKMPSQPRYFSYLPMTHIAERAGIELSAIYRGAEVSFPESLDTFGEDLASVQPETFFGVPRIWQKFQEKLLEKMPQKKLDRLTGLPILGNIIKKKIRQKLGLNASVANFSGAAPIAKSLQEWYRKLGIEINQAYGMTEDCILSHFNLPGANKFGTVGRPLPGVTSKLSEEGEILIKNDCLMKGYYKEPEKTAEMFTEDGFLKTGDIGEFDHDGFLSITGRVKDQFKTDKGKYISPAPIELELLKNGDIDQVCVVGTGIPQPIALIVVSELGKPKSKAELEASLQNTINELNPKLEKFEKIAKAIIMKEDWSVDNGLLTPTLKVKRNRVEAIHMEMYAQWFELSDKVVYE
- a CDS encoding trimeric intracellular cation channel family protein, coding for METVDLVYIVDLAGTCVFAISGWLLASKKQLDFFGASVIAFVTAIGGGTIRDLLIGSQPVGWLQDANYLIVIAVGILAGMFFRKVFERLRKTMFLFDSIGIGLFTILGIQKTLALGLSPVVALIMGTISAVFGGVLRDTFVNEIPLIFRKEIYATVCLAGGGLYLLLQQSTIDPGVQMIVTITFIIAIRILVVVKNWSLPSVK